A DNA window from Octopus sinensis unplaced genomic scaffold, ASM634580v1 Contig04591, whole genome shotgun sequence contains the following coding sequences:
- the LOC118761014 gene encoding uncharacterized protein LOC118761014 isoform X1 encodes MCRQGVFFIVAMCFVVFVQSFDVKTFCKTRCAVGRGGNLCRCNAFHFAGKRSDGQYKRQEFGTINTDDNYNPFQSYFENLSGSLPIQRQSAQQNDYDDNDATTGNQMLYPVRDEALFRRAISEQMNSNDQLLPGDIRIPNSNTRSQKEGSRLQNLLQKQYKRYKNDSNNNNNNLSGVLPIDVNDFNDRSARLRNTLHHTDNHWTAVVLVHRFERCFIKQIDVSILFSNLVLLINSGHLFYRSLMSNR; translated from the exons ATGTGTCGACAAGGAGTATTCTTCATTGTAGCCATgtgttttgtggtatttgtacAGTCTTTTGACGTGAAGACATTCTGTAAGACTCGTTGTGCCGTTGGTAGAGGGGGCAATTTATGTCGTTGCAATGCATTCCACTTCGCTGGCAAAAGATCGGACGGGCAATACAAGCGACAAGAATTCGGCACCATTAACACAGACGATAATTACAATCCGTTTCAAAGTTATTTTGAAAACCTATCCGGGTCTTTGCCTATACAAAGACAGAGTGCACAGCAAAACGATTACGATGACAACGACGCGACTACAGGAAACCAGATGTTATATCCAGTGAGGGATGAGGCCCTCTTCAGAAGGGCCATCTCAGAACAGATGAACTCCAATGATCAACTTCTACCAGGTGATATCCGCATCCCCAACAGCAACACAAGAAGTCAGAAGGAAGGCAGCCGTCTTCAGAACTTATTGCAGAAACAGTATAAAAGATATaagaacgacagcaacaacaacaacaacaacctatctGGAGTACTGCCGATCGACGTCAATGACTTCAATGATAGATCAGCTCGTTTAAGAAACACTTTACATCACACTGACAA tcattggactgcagttgTGCTGGTGCACCGCTTTGAAAGGTGTTTTATTAAACAAATCGACGTcagtattttgttttcaaatttggtacttCTTATTAACTCTggtcacttattttatcggtcacttatgtcaaaccgctag
- the LOC118761014 gene encoding uncharacterized protein LOC118761014 isoform X3: protein MCRQGVFFIVAMCFVVFVQSFDVKTFCKTRCAVGRGGNLCRCNAFHFAGKRSDGQYKRQEFGTINTDDNYNPFQSYFENLSGSLPIQRQSAQQNDYDDNDATTGNQMLYPVRDEALFRRAISEQMNSNDQLLPGDIRIPNSNTRSQKEGSRLQNLLQKQYKRYKNDSNNNNNNLSGVLPIDVNDFNDRSARLRNTLHHTDNY, encoded by the coding sequence ATGTGTCGACAAGGAGTATTCTTCATTGTAGCCATgtgttttgtggtatttgtacAGTCTTTTGACGTGAAGACATTCTGTAAGACTCGTTGTGCCGTTGGTAGAGGGGGCAATTTATGTCGTTGCAATGCATTCCACTTCGCTGGCAAAAGATCGGACGGGCAATACAAGCGACAAGAATTCGGCACCATTAACACAGACGATAATTACAATCCGTTTCAAAGTTATTTTGAAAACCTATCCGGGTCTTTGCCTATACAAAGACAGAGTGCACAGCAAAACGATTACGATGACAACGACGCGACTACAGGAAACCAGATGTTATATCCAGTGAGGGATGAGGCCCTCTTCAGAAGGGCCATCTCAGAACAGATGAACTCCAATGATCAACTTCTACCAGGTGATATCCGCATCCCCAACAGCAACACAAGAAGTCAGAAGGAAGGCAGCCGTCTTCAGAACTTATTGCAGAAACAGTATAAAAGATATaagaacgacagcaacaacaacaacaacaacctatctGGAGTACTGCCGATCGACGTCAATGACTTCAATGATAGATCAGCTCGTTTAAGAAACACTTTACATCACACTGACAA
- the LOC118761014 gene encoding uncharacterized protein LOC118761014 isoform X2: protein MCRQGVFFIVAMCFVVFVQSFDVKTFCKTRCAVGRGGNLCRCNAFHFAGKRSDGQYKRQEFGTINTDDNYNPFQSYFENLSGSLPIQRQSAQQNDYDDNDATTGNQMLYPVRDEALFRRAISEQMNSNDQLLPGDIRIPNSNTRSQKEGSRLQNLLQKQYKRYKNDSNNNNNNLSGVLPIDVNDFNDRSARLRNTLHHTDNIKFL from the coding sequence ATGTGTCGACAAGGAGTATTCTTCATTGTAGCCATgtgttttgtggtatttgtacAGTCTTTTGACGTGAAGACATTCTGTAAGACTCGTTGTGCCGTTGGTAGAGGGGGCAATTTATGTCGTTGCAATGCATTCCACTTCGCTGGCAAAAGATCGGACGGGCAATACAAGCGACAAGAATTCGGCACCATTAACACAGACGATAATTACAATCCGTTTCAAAGTTATTTTGAAAACCTATCCGGGTCTTTGCCTATACAAAGACAGAGTGCACAGCAAAACGATTACGATGACAACGACGCGACTACAGGAAACCAGATGTTATATCCAGTGAGGGATGAGGCCCTCTTCAGAAGGGCCATCTCAGAACAGATGAACTCCAATGATCAACTTCTACCAGGTGATATCCGCATCCCCAACAGCAACACAAGAAGTCAGAAGGAAGGCAGCCGTCTTCAGAACTTATTGCAGAAACAGTATAAAAGATATaagaacgacagcaacaacaacaacaacaacctatctGGAGTACTGCCGATCGACGTCAATGACTTCAATGATAGATCAGCTCGTTTAAGAAACACTTTACATCACACTGACAA